A part of Terriglobus roseus genomic DNA contains:
- a CDS encoding MFS transporter, producing the protein MQHDAPSTHPKAHLGFLGLCCGVGVSTIYLCQPLLPEMGATFGADAAAAGQVGVATQVGYAIGMLTVTPLGDIRERRGMIQRMFGLVAVALLLQACAPSLPLLLLLSATSGFMACVTHLVLPIAPDLAAPEERGKAIGAVMTGLLSGVLLGRTFAGWLSEGAAHLTHRVASWRVVFAVAALVSAALVPLVGRMMPELPPKSTLTYPQAMRSLWELLREEPLLRESCWMGALCFGAFSAFWNTFAFVMESHGLGAAVTGSFGLVATAGALGATVWGRMADRKGPRHVLSIGVALMAAAYLSMYLVERYAVRAQAAGHLHVILYLLSLGFAVIWMDVGMQGMQIGNQARNFALRPEARARLNTIYMTAYFIGGSIASAFSPVLWQHFGAAGITTLEFVVIALAVLRHVTGKPIVASSETAPYTVAE; encoded by the coding sequence ATGCAGCACGACGCTCCCTCCACCCACCCCAAAGCGCACCTTGGCTTCCTCGGCCTCTGCTGCGGCGTGGGTGTGTCAACTATCTACCTCTGCCAACCTCTGTTGCCTGAAATGGGCGCTACGTTTGGTGCCGATGCTGCGGCGGCGGGGCAGGTGGGCGTGGCTACGCAGGTGGGGTATGCCATTGGCATGCTCACGGTGACGCCGCTGGGCGACATCCGCGAGCGTCGCGGGATGATCCAGCGCATGTTCGGCCTGGTTGCGGTGGCTCTGCTGTTGCAGGCCTGCGCGCCGTCATTGCCGTTGCTACTGCTGTTGAGCGCCACATCAGGCTTCATGGCCTGCGTGACGCATCTGGTTCTACCGATTGCGCCGGATCTCGCCGCTCCTGAGGAGCGTGGCAAGGCGATTGGCGCGGTGATGACCGGCTTGCTGAGTGGTGTTCTGCTGGGTCGTACCTTTGCTGGTTGGCTGTCTGAGGGCGCGGCGCACCTGACACACCGTGTGGCAAGCTGGCGCGTGGTGTTTGCCGTGGCTGCGCTGGTGTCGGCGGCGCTGGTACCGCTGGTTGGCCGCATGATGCCGGAGCTGCCACCGAAGAGCACCTTGACCTATCCGCAGGCGATGCGGTCGCTATGGGAGCTGCTGCGTGAGGAGCCGTTGCTCCGTGAGAGTTGCTGGATGGGCGCGCTTTGCTTTGGCGCATTTTCGGCCTTCTGGAACACGTTTGCGTTCGTCATGGAATCGCATGGATTGGGCGCGGCTGTGACCGGGAGCTTTGGGTTGGTGGCTACAGCAGGGGCGTTGGGGGCTACCGTGTGGGGCCGGATGGCGGACCGCAAGGGGCCGCGGCATGTGCTGTCCATTGGCGTGGCGCTGATGGCTGCGGCCTACCTGAGCATGTACCTGGTGGAGCGTTACGCCGTCCGTGCGCAGGCTGCGGGACATCTGCATGTGATCCTCTACCTGCTGTCGCTGGGCTTTGCCGTCATCTGGATGGATGTTGGCATGCAGGGCATGCAGATTGGCAATCAGGCCCGCAACTTCGCCCTGCGACCCGAGGCAAGAGCGCGGCTGAACACCATCTACATGACCGCGTACTTCATCGGTGGTTCCATCGCGTCGGCCTTCTCGCCGGTGCTGTGGCAGCACTTTGGCGCTGCTGGCATCACCACGCTGGAGTTTGTGGTGATTGCACTGGCGGTTCTGCGACACGTTACGGGGAAACCGATTGTGGCCAGCTCAGAGACTGCGCCTTACACAGTCGCCGAATAA
- the murQ gene encoding N-acetylmuramic acid 6-phosphate etherase, with the protein MKLGNLLTESRNPASENIDIVSTEEMLAIMNHEDATVIQRVNEVLPQIAKAVDAIYKRVSEGGRLFYMGAGTSGRLGVLDASECPPTYGVPRDMVVGIIAGGEPALRVSQEGAEDSREQGSADLLLNGFNQSPGLDVLVGIAASGRTPYVLGAMETARNHGCLTIGLSCVPGSPVEQAADIAISPATGAEVVTGSTRMKAGTATKLVLNMLSTGLMIKLGYVYGNLMTNVQTTNIKLVDRAERIISAATGIPQEQAATLLQQAGSVRVAIVMQKRGIARAAAEAALEASGQSIRRALQ; encoded by the coding sequence ATGAAGTTAGGTAACCTACTTACCGAATCGCGCAATCCCGCGTCGGAAAACATCGACATCGTCTCAACCGAAGAGATGCTTGCCATCATGAATCACGAAGACGCGACTGTGATTCAACGCGTCAACGAAGTGTTGCCGCAGATTGCAAAAGCAGTCGACGCGATCTACAAGCGTGTTTCCGAAGGCGGCCGTCTTTTTTATATGGGGGCCGGCACCAGTGGGCGGTTGGGAGTGCTGGATGCCAGCGAGTGTCCTCCGACGTATGGTGTGCCGCGTGACATGGTGGTGGGGATCATTGCAGGTGGTGAGCCTGCACTGCGCGTTAGCCAGGAGGGTGCTGAAGACAGCCGCGAGCAGGGTAGTGCCGACCTGCTGCTGAACGGGTTCAACCAGTCTCCAGGGCTGGATGTGTTGGTGGGCATTGCTGCGAGTGGTCGTACTCCGTATGTGTTGGGTGCCATGGAGACGGCGCGTAATCATGGCTGCCTGACGATTGGTCTGTCATGCGTGCCGGGATCGCCTGTTGAGCAGGCGGCGGACATCGCCATCTCGCCCGCGACCGGGGCAGAAGTGGTGACTGGTTCCACACGTATGAAGGCGGGCACAGCGACCAAGCTGGTGCTGAACATGCTCTCTACCGGCCTGATGATCAAGCTGGGCTACGTCTACGGCAACCTGATGACGAATGTGCAGACCACCAACATCAAGCTGGTGGATCGCGCAGAACGCATCATCTCCGCAGCGACCGGCATTCCTCAGGAGCAGGCGGCGACGTTGCTGCAGCAGGCGGGAAGTGTGCGCGTGGCCATCGTGATGCAGAAGCGCGGCATCGCTCGCGCAGCCGCTGAAGCAGCTCTTGAGGCTTCCGGACAGAGCATTCGCCGGGCCCTGCAGTAG
- a CDS encoding tetratricopeptide repeat protein, producing the protein MRLFSRSVLSLAALLVLLPAHAQRSSSSSSSTGEQVEEQPSSTVIPRRGVEQAGSAVSLETSETMFTMAAALNSCGYDNGLESSLPVRAAVRAEVSAALDRSVDVRESQIALCKYIGSHSQGGAQNLAQYVSLTLFLSPPPDLTLSVSEGDLSPDAGQVVGVLPLLKDFAQKADLHLIFVRHHAEYEAATAQVHDSMTRLLLETNSYLHQPVSIYDGRRFLVLLEPMLSPQAVNARVYGSDYFIVTSPTPIDQNTATKSSYGSRLTIGSHAGGLQMEQVKHIYLLYQVDPLIYARAQATNRLLPILKVIQDAPIDFNYKNDIVAFTTECLVKAIEARTMDVGFDKPRKPGTVKARVDIGDYNQALIDYDRRAEAVRRKQVVLDMESGWVLTGSFYDSLMKEDKDGITLKDSIAEMVYGMDVPHEVDAAKKIPFFAPDSNNLVAGAGVTRARAPKRTLSVMDQAELKLQKGDKLGAEEIAEKQLAVNPSDTEAQYMMARLKLLGGEPQEAFDRFQKITTTGKDPRMVAWSHVYLGRLYDTQQNPDRSKAVAEYKAAMNTPGAQADVRAAAEQGIKQPFAAPKRTVQNSDQRPDADDEELDPTGKKQKESYRPSEERTPQPR; encoded by the coding sequence GTGCGACTTTTTTCCCGTTCCGTCCTTTCTCTCGCAGCACTCCTGGTGCTGTTGCCCGCGCATGCGCAGCGATCTTCCTCGTCTTCCTCTTCCACCGGTGAACAGGTGGAAGAGCAGCCGTCTTCCACAGTGATCCCGCGCCGCGGTGTGGAGCAGGCTGGCTCCGCTGTTTCATTGGAAACCAGCGAAACCATGTTCACCATGGCGGCTGCGCTGAACTCCTGTGGCTATGACAACGGACTTGAAAGCTCCTTGCCGGTACGGGCGGCGGTTCGTGCTGAAGTGAGTGCTGCGCTGGATCGTTCGGTTGATGTTCGCGAGAGTCAGATTGCGCTCTGCAAATACATCGGAAGCCATTCGCAGGGCGGCGCGCAGAACCTGGCGCAATACGTGTCGCTGACGTTGTTCCTGTCGCCTCCACCGGATCTCACATTGTCAGTAAGCGAAGGCGATCTCTCGCCGGACGCGGGACAGGTCGTCGGCGTGTTGCCTCTGCTTAAGGACTTTGCGCAAAAGGCGGACTTGCACCTCATCTTCGTGCGTCATCATGCGGAGTACGAGGCAGCAACAGCGCAGGTGCATGACAGCATGACGCGTCTTCTGCTGGAGACGAATTCCTATCTTCACCAGCCGGTCAGCATCTATGACGGGCGTCGGTTTCTCGTTTTGCTAGAGCCCATGCTCAGTCCACAGGCGGTCAATGCCCGTGTGTATGGCTCTGACTATTTCATCGTGACGTCGCCGACGCCTATCGACCAGAACACGGCTACCAAGTCGTCGTATGGTTCACGTCTAACTATCGGATCGCATGCGGGTGGATTGCAGATGGAACAGGTGAAGCATATCTATCTGCTCTACCAGGTTGATCCGCTTATCTATGCGCGTGCGCAGGCCACCAATCGTCTGCTGCCTATCTTGAAGGTCATTCAGGATGCGCCCATCGACTTCAATTACAAGAACGACATCGTTGCATTCACTACCGAGTGTCTTGTGAAGGCGATCGAAGCACGCACGATGGACGTGGGCTTCGATAAGCCTCGCAAGCCGGGAACGGTAAAAGCACGCGTTGATATTGGTGATTACAACCAGGCATTGATCGACTACGACCGTCGAGCCGAAGCCGTGCGTCGTAAGCAAGTCGTACTTGATATGGAGTCGGGGTGGGTTCTTACAGGCTCGTTCTATGACTCGTTGATGAAGGAAGACAAAGACGGCATCACGCTGAAGGACAGTATCGCTGAGATGGTCTACGGCATGGATGTGCCGCATGAAGTGGATGCAGCGAAGAAGATTCCGTTCTTCGCGCCGGACAGTAACAACCTTGTTGCAGGCGCAGGTGTGACACGCGCACGTGCTCCGAAGCGCACACTCTCCGTGATGGATCAGGCCGAGCTGAAGCTACAGAAGGGTGACAAGTTGGGCGCGGAGGAGATTGCGGAGAAACAGCTTGCGGTCAATCCTTCCGATACAGAAGCGCAGTACATGATGGCGCGCCTGAAGCTGCTTGGTGGCGAACCGCAGGAAGCGTTCGACCGCTTCCAGAAGATTACGACGACTGGCAAAGACCCCCGCATGGTCGCGTGGTCACACGTCTATCTGGGGCGCTTATATGACACCCAGCAGAACCCTGATCGCTCGAAGGCTGTTGCCGAATACAAGGCAGCGATGAATACGCCTGGAGCGCAGGCGGATGTGCGTGCAGCGGCCGAACAGGGAATCAAGCAGCCGTTCGCTGCTCCCAAACGCACCGTCCAGAACAGCGACCAGCGGCCTGATGCGGATGATGAAGAGCTTGATCCCACAGGTAAGAAACAGAAGGAAAGCTACCGCCCCAGCGAAGAGCGAACACCTCAACCGCGTTAA
- a CDS encoding sigma-70 family RNA polymerase sigma factor has product MNGAAVMDPVTGTIGGFSKAGGITAARPELPVEEVALVAALQAGSEDAFRQLISQFSGPLYSLLLRSLADPADAADVTQDVFIKIFRSIGSFHGDSSLRTWIYRIAMHEASNSRRWWVRHKKPEVTIDSDSSEEDGELNFSLRDTLADHRESPFESARQSQLRTVVEGALREVPESFRTVVILREIEGMAYDEIAEILNIHIGTVKSRLMRGRAALRTSLGARLPEFAQVAPKKMPQAAAKASSATSKEAR; this is encoded by the coding sequence ATGAACGGGGCAGCGGTGATGGATCCGGTTACCGGCACGATCGGTGGATTTTCCAAGGCGGGTGGCATAACTGCCGCGCGTCCGGAACTGCCTGTGGAAGAAGTGGCTCTGGTGGCCGCTTTGCAGGCGGGTTCTGAGGACGCCTTCCGTCAGCTCATTTCACAGTTCAGCGGCCCCTTATATTCGCTGTTGTTGCGTTCGCTGGCAGACCCGGCAGATGCTGCGGATGTCACGCAAGACGTGTTCATCAAAATCTTCCGTTCTATTGGAAGCTTCCATGGCGACAGCAGTCTGCGCACGTGGATCTATCGCATCGCCATGCATGAGGCGTCGAACAGCCGTCGTTGGTGGGTGCGGCACAAGAAGCCGGAAGTCACCATTGACAGCGATAGCAGCGAAGAAGATGGCGAACTGAATTTCTCGCTTCGCGACACACTTGCGGACCATCGTGAATCGCCGTTTGAAAGCGCGCGTCAATCGCAGCTTCGGACGGTGGTGGAAGGTGCGTTGCGCGAAGTGCCGGAGAGTTTTCGTACGGTCGTTATTCTGCGTGAGATCGAAGGCATGGCCTACGACGAGATTGCAGAGATTTTGAATATCCATATCGGGACGGTGAAGAGCAGACTGATGCGTGGTCGCGCAGCTCTGCGAACCAGCCTGGGCGCACGTCTTCCCGAATTTGCACAAGTCGCGCCCAAAAAGATGCCGCAGGCCGCAGCGAAAGCCTCCTCTGCGACATCCAAGGAGGCACGATGA
- a CDS encoding YXWGXW repeat-containing protein has protein sequence MNTSLKVGLAAALIGTAFAPSLAGAQVYVRVGPPRPIYERRPPPPRPGWAWQAGYHRWDGRRYVWVPGAYVAPPRPGGVWIAGSWVHGPRGYYYRNGYWR, from the coding sequence ATGAACACCAGCTTGAAAGTCGGTCTTGCAGCAGCACTGATTGGTACTGCATTTGCACCATCATTGGCCGGAGCCCAGGTCTATGTCCGCGTAGGACCGCCACGTCCGATCTATGAACGTCGTCCCCCACCGCCGCGCCCCGGCTGGGCCTGGCAGGCTGGCTACCACCGCTGGGACGGTCGTCGCTACGTGTGGGTACCTGGCGCCTATGTTGCTCCGCCACGTCCGGGCGGAGTGTGGATCGCAGGCTCTTGGGTACACGGCCCCCGCGGCTACTACTATCGCAACGGCTACTGGCGCTAA